The Podospora bellae-mahoneyi strain CBS 112042 chromosome 7, whole genome shotgun sequence genomic sequence TTGGGGTCCGGAACTTTGGCCCAAGTCCCATCTCACCGCAGCCGCCATTAATACCACCACGTGGCCAGGATTTCGTTCTTTACGACGACGACCAGCAAGAAGATgcctttggcgaggaggacgacgaggctTATTCTGGGTTCCAGAACCCGGAAGGATTCCAGTCTTACCTCCCATGGAACTCCCCAAATACTCGCGTCCGGCAAGCCGAGTCCGTGATCGATTCCTGCAACGATACTCTCGAGAGGCCGCTGGGCTCAGAGTTCTACGGCAGCGGACTTCTGGATCCAAGACTTTCATCTTACCAAACGCCTCCAGGCTCGGAGTCTCATCGCACCCCTGATACGCCCTGCCTTGATATTGCGGCTGCGATCAAAGTCGAGTCTCCAACCGTGACAATGGACTTCTTTTCGCCACCAAAACGGAAATATGAGGCTGTCGATGGGTCATCACAAGAGTCGAAGCCTACCACCAACGCAACCCGTGGAGCTTCAAATCCCAGAGCGCACCGCGCAACTTCCGGTCCAGCCAAGAGCACTCTCAACCGCAGAGACAGCTTCGATGAAGACGGCCACCGCCCAACTAAGAAGGCAAGGCAAATGCCCGTGGAGGATTTCAGCGACACGAGCATGCCGGATATCTTTCGATTTGCCCACCCGACTATCTAGTATGTGTTGAGCTTCGGTCCCGCACGCAGAAAACGTCTGCTAACATCCTGTTTCAAAAGTGACAGAGACCAGAAGGAGACGTATTCCCCATGCCACACAGTTCACAGGGATATTTCCACTCTGGTGTGAGTAAGCCCATGTCCAGCATAGTCCCAGACTCCGTTAACACTGGTGGGTAGACGACATCTGAGCAGGCCGGCGCATCGTTTCAAGGTCACCGATCGGTTCATTTCATCCTTTGATCAAGACGAGAACTTTCGTCATCCGAGAGTTGGTGTTTGCCGTTGGTGCTGGTTGACTTTTACGGACCGATCCGAATTCGAGGATCATGTCTCAAATCCGTGCGAAAAGGTCTCTAGAGGGAAGCGAGAGAAGTGGAGGGTTCTTTTGAACAGCTTCACTCCCCTGGTTGATCTGCCGGTCCATACACAGTCAACTTTCGACGTGGTTCGGGAaagcgaggaggatggttgGGATCGGCTGTCGAGAGGGCTGGAACAGTCGCCAGAGGTTGATGGTAGCACTTGTGCTCCGGAGACATCTCCGGCTTTGGTCTACCCAACCACTCATGGAGAATTTGTCTCCATGACGGAACACCAAAGGCTCCTAAAGGAGCATCAAGCACTCCAGGAGAAGCATCGTCAACTACTTGGCCAGGTCACACAGGCCATGTACGCCCAGCAGGTCTGTGACAACGCCAGGACCCAGTCTTTAGATGCTCGGGACAACATGCTCCTCGCAGCCATGTCGCGAGAGGCTCACAAGGGGTCTGCCCTggctcatcaacaacgcaAACTTTCGGACCGGGACAATCTCGTGCAGCACATGGACTCTCGATCCACGGATGTTGACGTCCAGGGTTTTCTGGAAGAAGTCGAGAGCGCCCACAAGGGCCTGTCGAGGCAAGATTCTG encodes the following:
- a CDS encoding hypothetical protein (EggNog:ENOG503NWJ9; COG:S), with translation MASQINAAGVASTPPHVCSHCKKSFARHCDLNKHAKSHSRPYKCLYTNCKYHEHGWPTAKELERHVNDKHSPSPRTFACLYQPCPYRSKRESNCKQHMEKAHKWKYVRSKSNGKRLPTTGQSDIVYRLKIDEATLGVRNFGPSPISPQPPLIPPRGQDFVLYDDDQQEDAFGEEDDEAYSGFQNPEGFQSYLPWNSPNTRVRQAESVIDSCNDTLERPLGSEFYGSGLLDPRLSSYQTPPGSESHRTPDTPCLDIAAAIKVESPTVTMDFFSPPKRKYEAVDGSSQESKPTTNATRGASNPRAHRATSGPAKSTLNRRDSFDEDGHRPTKKARQMPVEDFSDTSMPDIFRFAHPTIYDRDQKETYSPCHTVHRDISTLVRHLSRPAHRFKVTDRFISSFDQDENFRHPRVGVCRWCWLTFTDRSEFEDHVSNPCEKVSRGKREKWRVLLNSFTPLVDLPVHTQSTFDVVRESEEDGWDRLSRGLEQSPEVDGSTCAPETSPALVYPTTHGEFVSMTEHQRLLKEHQALQEKHRQLLGQVTQAMYAQQVCDNARTQSLDARDNMLLAAMSREAHKGSALAHQQRKLSDRDNLVQHMDSRSTDVDVQGFLEEVESAHKGLSRQDSGLSTTSRSTIHHVPPSPPVKSLDYVDDDQQNAAHGSGSQNARKQPTSHADSGYATEGRRGSLAELGLSTVAGVATSAMMHHPHHSMTTATTTDNTFMKDMFMSTGHEEEQHSQEQTQHHLLDTSLTDPFLDYGFSSASQLEADLEFGFPI